A window of the Bradyrhizobium ottawaense genome harbors these coding sequences:
- a CDS encoding efflux RND transporter periplasmic adaptor subunit, with product MKRRAMIATGTFVSALVLAGCQQDAKAPEPVRPVLSMVLEPSRTDGIVAVGVVEPQYRTNLAFRVLGRLTGRPVSVGDLVSEGQTVGVIDSTALELAVRSAKAELSKAEALLATARATEDRQRALITTDATTKQTLDNAEQARAGAAASVAHAQANLIKATEQRGYAQLKADFAGVVTAVGAEVGQVVSPGQNVVTVARPDIREAVVDIGEDFPVPLEIGLPFTVGLQLLPAVQVDGKVREIAPQADPVTRLRRVRIALNNPPESFRLGTTVTAQLGEAKSPTLRVPASAVLAKDGANFVWVVEQPANTVSLRKVDLAGDPAGARVAGGLAPGARIVTAGIHSLKPGQQVRIEQDQKP from the coding sequence ATGAAGAGACGCGCCATGATTGCAACCGGCACGTTCGTATCCGCGCTGGTGCTGGCTGGATGTCAGCAGGACGCGAAAGCGCCCGAGCCTGTGCGACCCGTGCTGTCGATGGTCCTTGAGCCGAGCCGCACGGACGGCATCGTCGCCGTTGGCGTGGTTGAGCCGCAGTACAGGACCAATCTCGCATTCCGCGTCTTGGGACGTCTGACCGGGCGTCCTGTCTCCGTTGGTGACCTCGTCAGCGAAGGACAAACTGTCGGTGTGATCGATTCCACGGCCCTGGAGCTTGCGGTACGCTCGGCTAAGGCTGAGCTCTCGAAGGCGGAAGCGCTGCTGGCGACTGCGAGGGCGACGGAGGATCGGCAGCGAGCCCTGATCACAACCGACGCCACCACAAAGCAGACACTGGACAATGCCGAGCAGGCGCGGGCCGGTGCCGCCGCGTCGGTGGCGCACGCACAGGCGAACTTGATCAAGGCCACGGAGCAACGGGGCTATGCCCAGCTCAAGGCCGATTTCGCCGGCGTCGTCACTGCGGTGGGCGCAGAAGTCGGACAGGTAGTCTCCCCTGGCCAAAATGTCGTAACTGTCGCAAGGCCCGACATCAGGGAGGCGGTGGTCGATATCGGGGAAGATTTCCCGGTGCCGCTTGAAATTGGCTTGCCATTCACAGTCGGCTTGCAGCTGCTCCCCGCCGTGCAGGTCGACGGCAAGGTTCGCGAGATCGCCCCCCAGGCAGACCCCGTGACGCGCCTGCGGCGAGTCCGCATCGCCCTGAACAATCCCCCTGAAAGCTTCCGCCTCGGCACGACCGTTACGGCGCAGCTCGGCGAAGCGAAAAGTCCGACATTGCGCGTCCCCGCCTCGGCGGTGCTCGCCAAGGATGGCGCGAATTTCGTCTGGGTCGTCGAACAGCCCGCGAACACCGTCTCGCTGCGCAAGGTCGATCTCGCCGGCGACCCCGCAGGTGCCCGCGTCGCCGGCGGGCTCGCCCCCGGCGCGCGCATCGTGACCGCCGGAATCCATAGCCTCAAGCCAGGACAACAAGTCCGTATCGAACAGGATCAGAAGCCATGA
- a CDS encoding efflux RND transporter permease subunit produces the protein MKSFNLSDWALRHRSLVWYFMFAFMAAGLFAYLQLGRQEDPDFTIKTMVIQAQWPGASPEEMTRQVTDRIEKKLEELESLYYTKSVTVAGQTTVFVYLRDTTKAADVKPTWVRVRNMIADIKGEFPQGVIGPGFNDRFGDVFGNIYAFTSDGLTQRQLRDEVEGIRAKVLTVPDVGKVDILGAQDEVIYLEFSTRKIAALGLDVHSIMASLQGQNAVAPSGVFQEGLERISVRVNGRFTSEASLNAVNLRINDRFFPLTDVATITRGYADPAKTLFRYNGQPAIGLAIGMKSGANLLHFGEALKEEMSKVIADLPIGVGVHLVADQPVVVEHAVSSFTEALFEAVVIVLAISFLSLGMRAGLVVAIAIPLVLAITFVVMNYAGISLQRISLGALIIALGLLVDDAMIAVEMMVARLEVGDPLEKAATHVYASTAFPMLTGTLVTVAGFIPIGLNSSNAGEFTFTLFVVIAVSLIVSWIVAVLFTPLLGVTILPAKMKGRHEEKGRLAQMFARLLLVCMHHRWITVGVTVAAFFVALFGMTFVQQQFFPSSDRDELVIDWNLPQNASIAETNAQMARFEREQLQGNGSVEHWSTYVGTGAPRFVLSFDVQTANAWFGQQVVVTKGGIKARDLVKAQFEEYLRKTFPGTDTYVKLLEVGPPVGRPVQYRVSGPDIAKVRDLSQALAGIVRSNPDLGNVVFDWMEPARVVKVDVLQDKARQLGVTSEDIATAVNSVLEGTPITQVRDSIYLVNVTGRATAVERDSIDTLRDLQLAGQGGQSVPLGAVANLRYEIEQPTIWRRARIPTITLKAGIVTNVQPKTIMDQLAPRVAEFGKALPAGYSVAIGGAVEESAKSQSPIVAVVPLMLFVMATVLMIQLQSFHRLFLVFAVAPLAVIGVVMAMLPSGAPLGFVAILGVLALIGILVRNSVILIVQIEDLRKDGRPAWDAVAEATEHRMRPILLTAAAASLALIPIAREIFWGPMAYAMMGGIIVGTLLTLLFLPALYVAWFRIHPVHDDCGPVQEAVEPTHDTHSSNPTLAPAAPVPVLETQI, from the coding sequence ATGAAGTCGTTCAACCTTTCCGACTGGGCGCTCCGCCATCGTTCGCTCGTCTGGTATTTCATGTTCGCCTTCATGGCGGCCGGCCTCTTTGCCTATCTTCAGCTGGGCCGTCAGGAGGATCCCGACTTCACCATCAAGACCATGGTGATCCAGGCACAGTGGCCGGGCGCATCGCCCGAAGAGATGACGCGCCAGGTCACCGACAGGATCGAAAAGAAGCTCGAGGAACTGGAATCGCTGTACTACACCAAGAGCGTGACGGTCGCGGGCCAGACCACCGTATTCGTCTATCTGCGAGACACCACAAAGGCTGCTGACGTCAAGCCGACCTGGGTCCGCGTCCGCAACATGATTGCGGATATCAAGGGCGAATTCCCGCAAGGGGTGATCGGGCCGGGCTTCAACGATCGCTTCGGCGACGTGTTCGGCAACATCTATGCCTTCACCAGCGACGGCTTGACCCAGCGTCAGCTGCGCGACGAGGTCGAAGGTATCCGCGCCAAGGTCTTGACCGTGCCTGACGTGGGCAAGGTCGACATTCTCGGCGCGCAGGACGAAGTGATCTATCTCGAATTCTCCACCCGGAAGATCGCGGCCCTTGGCCTCGACGTCCACTCGATCATGGCCTCCCTGCAGGGACAAAACGCGGTCGCGCCGTCCGGCGTGTTCCAGGAGGGGCTCGAGCGGATCAGCGTGCGGGTGAACGGCCGGTTCACGTCGGAGGCAAGCCTGAACGCGGTCAATCTCCGGATCAACGACCGCTTCTTTCCGCTGACTGACGTCGCGACTATCACGCGCGGTTATGCCGACCCGGCCAAGACCTTGTTCAGGTACAACGGACAGCCCGCGATCGGGCTTGCCATCGGCATGAAGTCCGGCGCAAACCTGCTTCACTTCGGCGAGGCGCTGAAGGAGGAAATGTCAAAGGTCATTGCCGACCTGCCGATCGGCGTCGGCGTTCATCTGGTCGCCGATCAGCCGGTCGTCGTCGAGCATGCCGTCTCGAGCTTCACCGAAGCGCTGTTCGAGGCCGTGGTCATCGTTCTCGCTATCAGCTTTCTCAGCTTGGGCATGCGCGCCGGGCTCGTCGTCGCAATTGCAATCCCGCTGGTTCTCGCCATTACCTTCGTGGTGATGAACTATGCCGGCATTTCATTGCAGAGAATTTCGCTGGGCGCATTGATCATCGCGCTCGGCCTTCTGGTCGATGACGCCATGATTGCCGTCGAAATGATGGTGGCCCGGCTGGAGGTCGGCGATCCCCTCGAAAAGGCGGCGACTCACGTCTATGCGTCGACCGCATTTCCGATGCTTACGGGCACGCTCGTCACCGTCGCGGGCTTCATCCCGATTGGGCTGAACAGCAGTAATGCCGGCGAATTTACCTTCACCCTGTTCGTGGTGATTGCGGTCTCCCTGATCGTGTCGTGGATCGTCGCGGTGCTGTTCACGCCGCTGCTCGGCGTCACCATCCTGCCCGCAAAGATGAAGGGCCGCCATGAGGAGAAGGGCCGGCTGGCGCAGATGTTCGCTCGCCTGCTGCTCGTCTGCATGCATCACCGTTGGATCACCGTCGGCGTGACGGTTGCAGCCTTCTTCGTCGCGTTGTTCGGCATGACTTTCGTGCAGCAGCAGTTCTTTCCCTCGTCGGACCGTGACGAGCTGGTGATCGACTGGAATCTCCCACAGAACGCTTCAATTGCGGAAACCAATGCGCAGATGGCGCGCTTCGAGCGCGAACAGCTGCAGGGCAATGGCTCCGTGGAGCATTGGTCGACTTATGTCGGCACCGGCGCGCCGCGGTTTGTGCTGTCGTTCGACGTGCAGACGGCCAATGCATGGTTTGGCCAGCAAGTGGTTGTGACCAAGGGCGGCATAAAGGCGCGCGACCTCGTCAAGGCGCAATTCGAGGAATATCTGCGTAAGACGTTTCCAGGCACCGACACCTACGTCAAGTTGCTCGAGGTCGGCCCGCCCGTGGGGCGTCCCGTGCAGTATCGCGTCAGCGGGCCAGACATCGCGAAGGTAAGGGATCTCTCGCAGGCACTCGCCGGCATCGTCCGGAGCAATCCCGATCTCGGCAACGTCGTGTTCGACTGGATGGAGCCTGCGCGCGTCGTCAAGGTCGACGTTCTCCAGGACAAGGCCCGCCAGCTCGGCGTGACGTCGGAAGACATCGCCACGGCTGTGAACTCGGTGCTCGAGGGTACCCCGATCACACAGGTTCGCGACAGCATCTATCTCGTCAATGTCACGGGACGGGCGACCGCGGTCGAGCGCGACTCGATCGATACGCTCCGGGATCTGCAGTTGGCCGGGCAGGGCGGGCAGTCGGTGCCCCTCGGGGCCGTGGCCAATCTGCGCTATGAGATCGAGCAGCCGACGATCTGGCGCCGCGCCCGCATTCCCACGATCACGCTGAAGGCTGGCATCGTCACCAACGTCCAGCCGAAGACAATCATGGATCAGTTGGCGCCGAGGGTGGCGGAGTTCGGCAAAGCACTGCCGGCGGGTTATTCGGTGGCGATCGGCGGCGCCGTGGAGGAAAGCGCCAAGAGCCAGTCGCCGATCGTGGCCGTCGTTCCGCTGATGCTGTTCGTCATGGCCACGGTCCTGATGATTCAGCTGCAGAGCTTCCATCGCCTGTTCCTGGTGTTTGCGGTCGCGCCGCTTGCCGTGATCGGCGTCGTCATGGCCATGCTGCCGAGCGGCGCGCCGCTTGGGTTCGTCGCCATCCTCGGCGTGTTGGCACTGATCGGCATCCTGGTCCGAAACTCGGTGATCCTCATCGTGCAAATCGAGGATCTGAGGAAGGACGGGCGCCCGGCCTGGGATGCCGTTGCGGAAGCGACCGAGCATCGCATGCGGCCAATCCTGCTGACGGCGGCCGCCGCAAGTCTCGCGCTGATTCCGATCGCGCGCGAGATCTTCTGGGGCCCGATGGCCTACGCGATGATGGGCGGCATCATTGTCGGCACGCTGCTGACGCTGTTGTTCCTGCCGGCGCTCTATGTGGCGTGGTTCCGGATCCACCCTGTTCACGACGATTGCGGGCCAGTGCAAGAGGCCGTTGAACCGACGCACGACACCCATTCGTCGAACCCGACTCTCGCGCCGGCCGCGCCGGTGCCAGTCCTTGAAACGCAAATCTAA
- a CDS encoding DUF3734 domain-containing protein: protein MNFQPRPHLTTADRRPPFDCIALLLQGGGALGAYQGGVYEALAEANIHPDWIAGISIGAINAAIIAGNPPNSRVDRLREFWTQVTLDAPFTDLMNSDHTRNFLNQVNASFAAVFGANGFFSARPLAPWLQAGGTLAATSIYDTRALKTTLERLVDFDRINAGMTRFSAGAVNVRTGNLVYFDTATHTIRPEHILASGALPPGFPAVEIDGEHYWDGGLVSNTPLQWVIECGARQDTLVFQVDLWSARGQIPRNMADVVTRQKEIQYSSRTRASTDQFKSLHRLQRELAALLSRLPEDLREQEDVRLLRTAASHNVHSLVHLIYRARDYEGHSKDYEFSRLSMQDHWRAGYHDALRTLRHPEVLARPTSADGVSTFDLEQDGRE from the coding sequence ATGAACTTTCAGCCTCGACCCCACCTCACGACCGCCGACCGGCGCCCGCCGTTCGATTGCATAGCGCTGCTGTTACAGGGCGGCGGCGCTCTGGGGGCTTACCAGGGAGGCGTCTACGAGGCCCTGGCCGAAGCCAACATCCATCCCGATTGGATTGCCGGCATTTCGATTGGAGCGATTAACGCTGCAATTATCGCTGGCAATCCTCCCAATTCCCGAGTTGACCGGCTTCGCGAGTTTTGGACGCAGGTGACGTTGGACGCGCCGTTCACCGATTTGATGAATAGCGATCACACCCGCAATTTTCTCAATCAGGTGAATGCGAGCTTTGCGGCGGTGTTTGGCGCAAACGGATTTTTTTCTGCGCGGCCACTGGCGCCGTGGCTGCAAGCGGGTGGAACGCTTGCCGCCACGAGCATCTACGACACGAGGGCGTTGAAGACGACACTGGAGCGCCTCGTCGATTTCGATCGTATCAACGCCGGTATGACGCGGTTCAGCGCAGGTGCCGTCAATGTGAGGACCGGCAATCTGGTCTATTTCGACACGGCCACGCACACGATTCGGCCCGAGCACATCCTGGCGAGTGGGGCGCTGCCGCCGGGCTTTCCGGCGGTCGAAATCGATGGCGAACATTATTGGGATGGCGGCCTCGTATCCAACACTCCATTGCAGTGGGTGATCGAGTGTGGCGCCCGTCAGGACACGCTTGTGTTTCAGGTCGATCTCTGGAGCGCGCGCGGCCAGATTCCGCGCAATATGGCCGACGTCGTCACGCGTCAAAAGGAGATTCAATACTCGAGCCGCACGCGAGCGAGCACAGACCAGTTCAAAAGCCTGCACCGGTTACAGCGAGAGTTGGCGGCTCTCTTGAGCAGGCTGCCAGAAGATCTGCGCGAGCAAGAGGACGTCAGGCTGCTCAGGACGGCTGCCTCTCACAACGTGCACAGCCTCGTCCACCTGATCTATCGCGCGCGGGACTACGAAGGCCACTCCAAGGACTACGAGTTCTCCCGCCTCTCGATGCAGGATCATTGGCGCGCCGGTTATCACGATGCGTTGCGCACCCTTCGTCATCCCGAGGTGCTGGCCCGCCCGACCAGCGCGGACGGCGTCTCCACATTCGATCTTGAGCAGGATGGGCGCGAGTAG
- a CDS encoding acetoacetate decarboxylase produces MHENEVVRRAFAMPLTNPAYPPGPYRFVNREYLIITYRTDPAKLRSVVPAPLELDEREALVKYEFIRMPDSNGFGDYTESGQVIPVSFRGRRGGYTHCMFLNDEGPIAGGRELWGFPKKLGQPTLRTEIDTLIGTLDYGPLRVATGTMGYKHREADLAQVKAALEEPNFLLKIIPHVDGTPRICELVEYHLEQLVLKGAWTGPAALALTPHALASVADLPVLEIVSAIHIRADLTLGLGKVVHDYLQQPVRRPVRSYERSLVT; encoded by the coding sequence ATGCACGAGAATGAAGTGGTGAGGCGGGCGTTCGCGATGCCGCTCACCAATCCGGCCTATCCGCCGGGACCGTATCGCTTCGTCAACCGTGAATACCTGATCATCACCTATCGCACCGACCCGGCGAAGCTGCGATCGGTTGTTCCGGCTCCGCTCGAACTTGATGAACGCGAAGCGCTGGTCAAATACGAATTCATCCGCATGCCGGATTCCAATGGTTTTGGCGACTACACCGAGAGCGGCCAAGTCATCCCGGTGTCGTTCCGCGGTCGCAGGGGCGGCTATACCCACTGCATGTTCCTGAACGATGAGGGACCGATCGCGGGCGGCCGGGAACTCTGGGGCTTTCCGAAAAAGCTCGGCCAGCCGACGTTGCGGACCGAGATCGATACGCTCATCGGCACTCTGGATTACGGTCCGTTGCGGGTAGCAACCGGCACGATGGGATACAAGCACCGCGAAGCCGACCTGGCGCAAGTCAAGGCCGCTCTCGAGGAGCCGAACTTCCTTCTCAAAATTATTCCGCACGTCGACGGCACTCCGCGGATCTGCGAGCTTGTCGAATATCACCTTGAGCAGCTTGTCTTGAAAGGGGCGTGGACCGGACCCGCGGCTCTCGCCTTGACGCCTCACGCCCTGGCGTCCGTGGCCGATTTGCCGGTTCTCGAGATCGTGTCCGCGATCCACATCCGCGCAGACCTTACCTTGGGGCTGGGCAAGGTCGTTCACGACTACCTGCAACAGCCGGTTCGACGCCCGGTCCGGAGCTACGAGAGAAGTCTGGTCACATGA
- a CDS encoding 3-hydroxybutyrate dehydrogenase, which yields MDILKGKVAVVTGSTSGIGLAYARAFAGAGANIVLNGIGAPADVEKTRTTIENDFGVKAIYSPANMAEPVEIANMISFAERTFGRVDVLVNNAGIQHVSPIEDFPVEKWDAVIAINLSSAFHAIHAVTPGMKHRGWGRIITTASAHSLVASPFKSAYVAAKHGIVGLTKTVALELARSKITCNCISPGYVWTPLVEKQIPNTMRARNMDRDQVINDVLLAAQPTREFVTVEQVASLALFLCGESAAQITGANLSIDGGWTAA from the coding sequence ATGGATATTTTGAAAGGTAAAGTCGCAGTTGTGACCGGCTCGACCAGCGGCATCGGTCTCGCGTATGCGCGGGCGTTCGCGGGTGCTGGCGCCAACATCGTGCTCAACGGGATTGGAGCACCGGCCGATGTCGAAAAAACGCGGACTACAATCGAGAACGATTTCGGGGTGAAGGCCATCTATTCGCCCGCGAATATGGCTGAGCCAGTGGAAATCGCCAACATGATCTCGTTTGCCGAGAGGACGTTTGGTCGCGTGGACGTGCTCGTCAACAATGCCGGCATCCAGCATGTCTCGCCAATCGAGGATTTTCCGGTCGAAAAGTGGGACGCGGTCATCGCAATCAACCTTTCCTCCGCGTTCCATGCGATCCATGCCGTCACTCCTGGCATGAAGCATCGAGGGTGGGGCCGTATCATCACCACGGCCTCGGCGCATTCGCTGGTCGCGTCTCCCTTCAAGTCGGCTTACGTCGCCGCGAAGCATGGCATCGTGGGACTCACCAAGACGGTGGCGCTGGAGCTCGCCCGGTCGAAGATCACCTGCAACTGCATCAGCCCCGGCTACGTCTGGACGCCGCTGGTAGAGAAGCAGATCCCGAACACGATGAGGGCGCGCAACATGGATAGGGATCAGGTGATCAACGACGTCCTGCTCGCGGCGCAGCCAACGAGGGAATTCGTCACGGTCGAGCAGGTAGCGTCGCTCGCGCTTTTTCTGTGTGGCGAAAGCGCCGCGCAAATCACCGGCGCCAACCTCTCTATCGACGGCGGCTGGACGGCCGCGTAG
- a CDS encoding methylated-DNA--[protein]-cysteine S-methyltransferase has protein sequence MDSRIGLEASSSYENEYFQFISMKGKLGMVLAAVSPRGLSALLLGDDREELERDLRREFPDEQPVSGGYGLEGIGSSIVSFTEDPRIGVSLPLDMRGTAFQKRVWEELRSIPPGEQRTYSEVAGRIGIPGDSFAIAQTCLANRIAIAIPCHRVIADDGEIGVYRWGRERKRALLRAEANAQFGSKCPHYAFRD, from the coding sequence ATGGACAGCCGGATCGGTCTCGAAGCGAGCTCGAGCTACGAAAACGAATATTTCCAGTTCATTTCGATGAAGGGAAAGCTCGGCATGGTTCTCGCCGCTGTCAGTCCGCGCGGCCTCTCGGCGTTGCTGCTCGGTGACGATCGAGAAGAGCTCGAGCGGGATCTTCGGCGCGAGTTCCCCGATGAGCAGCCGGTCAGCGGCGGTTACGGGCTTGAAGGCATCGGTTCGAGCATCGTCAGCTTTACCGAAGATCCCCGCATCGGCGTTAGTCTGCCGCTGGACATGAGGGGCACGGCCTTTCAGAAGCGCGTCTGGGAAGAACTTCGATCCATCCCTCCCGGCGAACAGCGCACCTATTCCGAAGTCGCGGGGCGGATAGGCATACCCGGCGATTCGTTCGCCATCGCTCAGACGTGCCTCGCCAATCGAATTGCGATTGCAATTCCATGTCATCGGGTCATCGCGGACGACGGCGAAATCGGCGTCTACCGGTGGGGGCGCGAGCGCAAGCGCGCCCTTCTACGCGCCGAGGCCAACGCGCAGTTCGGCTCGAAATGCCCTCACTACGCGTTTCGGGACTGA
- a CDS encoding VOC family protein — MTAAPTTPNVVVFVSDMEKSIHWYHRNIGLAVEENWNAVARSDSQVVVMGRNGIGVMLLASGRPIKLPDPQRVCFVFEGPPAPSSGSPPLFLTDPDGTSIELPSFPASRVN, encoded by the coding sequence ATGACGGCTGCTCCAACGACACCCAACGTGGTGGTGTTCGTATCCGACATGGAGAAATCCATTCATTGGTACCACAGGAATATCGGCCTTGCCGTCGAAGAGAATTGGAATGCCGTCGCAAGATCGGACAGCCAGGTCGTCGTGATGGGTCGAAATGGGATCGGAGTGATGTTGCTCGCCTCCGGACGACCCATAAAGCTGCCCGATCCGCAGCGGGTATGTTTCGTGTTCGAAGGTCCGCCAGCGCCGTCGTCCGGCTCGCCGCCACTCTTCCTGACCGATCCTGACGGAACGTCGATCGAGCTGCCGTCGTTTCCAGCTTCGCGCGTCAACTAG